The Lytechinus pictus isolate F3 Inbred chromosome 15, Lp3.0, whole genome shotgun sequence genome contains a region encoding:
- the LOC129277511 gene encoding uncharacterized protein LOC129277511, with protein sequence MANVYTIRDGKPRTTTFSDFKFHKDYPYGSSKLPRLFSPIRRHNPHSLGLIYQSPYNKDNLTFSIWSPPFKKICKNFSDKFSHMQETNWTCKHETRTENLLERSKNGKPPKIRYSISSTSRQSYQDPAKRMAKWKIPSPALPTRYSGNPDPDPVAGIVPNAIVLPPLNKDEKMPSNPAKILTDVINEET encoded by the exons ATGGCCAACGTTTACACAATACGGGACGGGAAGCCACGAACAACCAccttttcagattttaaatTTCATAAAGATTATCCTTATGGAAGTAGTAAGCTTCCAAGACTTTTTTCTCCTATACGTCGTCACAACCCACATTCATTAGGTTTGATTTATCAAAGTCCATACAACAAAGATAATCTG ACCTTCAGTATATGGAGTCCcccgtttaaaaaaatctgcaaaAACTTCTCAGACAAGTTTAGCCATATGC AAGAAACAAATTGGACCTGTAAGCACGAAACAAGGACCGAGAACCTACTCGAGAGAAGTAAGAAT GGGAAGCCCCCTAAGATTCGATACTCTATAAGCTCTACATCTCGGCAAAGCTACCAAGATCCTGCCAAGCGTATGGCCAAGTGGAAGATACCTAGCCCTGCTCTACCCACCCGATACAGTGGCAATCCAGACCCTGATCCTGTAGCTGGAATAG TACCCAATGCAATTGTTCTACCGCCCCTGAACAAGGACGAGAAGATGCCCTCAAATCCTGCCAAAATCCTCACCGATGTAATCAATGaagaaacataa
- the LOC129277996 gene encoding eEF1A lysine and N-terminal methyltransferase-like, with the protein MKNAKKRPELKFEQMDATQMTYEDCSFSVVLDRGNLDARMKEKKEEAEVLVDKMFGEIGRVLKVGGRYICITIALENLISKLLSYFSSEGWMVRVHKIDSPNKDDRSESRSPLPIFIVVSTKFKKMAALQSPILELSLSEGSSPERVSSIEDIIKAIRSQQDYAMLQHNLNKRSFCNESVSLDLYAPNNKNPRFTLYIVDKPKGKIPANKFAIFIVPQGRETEYLFGTDKGRGQLANQAGFQRLVVATLHRGHTYQSVDSIKSELSSRVMELGPSDLPSNTQVPFLSIGEDVGDREVMYEGDSSYGNKVIVEDVRGEDGGKYRQIVFSSNQSNVQSQARLVTEKSRSKSGKKRGKEVTRVDHLYLPMDFHRAMTAGLTLLPGCLDVIRTKARVLIIGLGGGGLPMFLYKQFPKFEIDVVELDPMLKDIAKSWFGLIEDERLRIHIQDGLEFIKSSAVNDPPNLYNVVMFDVDSKDFSEGLTAPPKAFLETAVLEAVKRILHPTQGIFILNFACRDDLLKESVISDIQKHFPTLYASQLEDDINEIVLCLPQRASEGADKRKVQYRDDARALQKYAKSVTSRWESDFDLCEIIDDLQIKDER; encoded by the exons ATGAAAAATGCCAAGAAAAGACCGGAGCTGAAGTTTGAACAGATGGATGCAACTCAG ATGACGTACGAGGATTGCTCCTTCTCTGTGGTGCTTGACAGGGGTAATCTTGATGCCCGGatgaaagagaagaaggaagaagctGAAGTGTTGGTTGATAAGATGTTTGGAGAGATCGGCCGTGTTCTCAAAGTCGGAGGACGCTACATTTGCATCACAATAGCTCTTGAGAATCTCATTAGCAAACTTCTGAGCTATTTCTCATCTGA AGGTTGGATGGTAAGGGTTCACAAGATAGACTCTCCAAACAAAGATGACAGGTCTGAATCAAGATCACCTTTGCCAATTTTCATCGTGGTATCCACCaaattcaagaaaatggcaGCTTTACAGAGTCCA ATCTTGGAGCTGAGTTTATCAGAAGGAAGCAGTCCAGAGAGAGTATCTTCGATAGAGGATATCATAAAAGCTATCAGGAGCCAACAAGACTATGCCATGCTACAACATAACTTAAATAAGAG GTCCTTCTGCAATGAATCTGTGTCATTAGATCTATACGCTCCAAACAATAAGAATCCTCGTTTCACTCTCTACATAGTGGATAAACCCAAGGGGAAAATTCCAGCAAATAAGTTTGCAATCTTCATTGTTCCACAAGGAAG AGAGACAGAATACCTGTTTGGTACCGACAAAGGGAGAGGGCAGTTAGCCAATCAAGCAGGTTTCCAACGTCTGGTTGTTGCTACACTCCATCGAGGTCACACTTACCAGTCAGTAGACAGTATCAAGTCAGAGCTCTCATCAAGGGTGATGGAGCTCGGACCATCAGACCTTCCCTCTAATACACAG GTTCCATTCCTTAGCATTGGTGAGGATGTTGGTGATAGAGAGGTCATGTATGAAGGAGACAGTTCCTATGGCAACAAGGTCATTGTTGAAGATGTGAGAGGAGAGGATGGAGGGAAGTATCGTCAGATTGTCTTTTCATCAAACCAAAGCAACGTCCAATCACAGGCCAGGCTTGTAACTG AAAAGTCAAGATCAAAGAGCGggaagaagagagggaaagaggtgACGAGGGTCGACCATCTTTATCTTCCCATGGATTTTCATCGTGCTATGACAGCTGGACTAACACTCCTCCCCGGATGTTTGGATGTGATCAGGACAAAGGCCAGGGTGCTCATCATAGGGCTAGGGGGCGGCGGTCTTCCAATGTTCCTTTATAAACAATTCCCGAAG TTTGAGATAGATGTGGTGGAGCTGGACCCGATGCTCAAAGATATAGCCAAGTCTTGGTTTGGTTTGATTGAGGATGAGAGACTTAGAATCCACATACAAGATGGTCTCGAGTTCATCAAGTCATCTGCTGTGAATG ATCCACCCAACCTGTACAATGTAGTCATGTTCGATGTGGATAGCAAGGATTTTAGCGAAGGTCTTACCGCTCCTCCTAAGGCTTTCTTAGAAACGGCCGTCTTGGAGGCCGTCAAGAGAATACTGCATCCTACGCAAG gTATATTCATTCTCAACTTCGCTTGCCGTGATGACCTCCTCAAAGAATCTGTCATTTCTGACATCCAAAAACACTTTCCAACCCTGTATGCCAGTCAATTAGAGGATGATATCAACGAGATTGTCCTCTGTCTTCCACAACGGGCAAGCGAGGGTGCTGACAAGCGGAAGGTGCAATATAGGGACGATGCACGGGCTCTTCAGAAGTATGCCAAGTCTGTGACATCACGCTGGGAATCTGACTTCGATCTTTGTGAGATTATTGATGACTTGCAGATCAAGGATGAAAGGTGA